A genomic segment from Nitrosopumilus sp. K4 encodes:
- a CDS encoding DUF5654 family protein — MGEDEKPPSVKQEILDKISALVAAAFGLVAALAWNDAIKLLFKELFGTQDQVGPMILYALVVTIIAVILTIIVARAASKAKNIMTKTYFCKLCDFKTTVQSELTEHNAKDHTANQNKSLNK, encoded by the coding sequence ATGGGTGAGGACGAGAAACCCCCTTCAGTAAAGCAAGAAATTTTAGATAAAATTTCGGCTCTTGTTGCTGCTGCCTTTGGTTTAGTTGCAGCATTGGCTTGGAACGACGCAATTAAATTATTATTCAAAGAACTCTTTGGAACCCAAGACCAAGTAGGACCTATGATTTTGTATGCACTTGTGGTGACAATTATTGCAGTAATCTTGACAATTATTGTTGCACGTGCTGCCTCTAAAGCAAAAAACATCATGACAAAAACATATTTCTGCAAACTATGTGATTTCAAAACCACTGTCCAATCTGAACTGACAGAACATAATGCCAAAGATCACACTGCAAACCAAAATAAATCCCTTAACAAATAA
- a CDS encoding winged helix-turn-helix domain-containing protein produces MKNSHLLHDIVGDTSLKILHILSKKPMKSTSIAKQLKISFPGTQRHLLKLQSLNLIKKNSDYCLSLTERGMIALDLLSGFDFLQEKQEYLKNHSLMFLPSKFIKRIGDLQNCKVSRGFVNNIELYKKIILHTKEYVKHCTNVISLDTYKIAIPHFKKHDVKMSFILAKDMTLPPGWKSLQGTLGEEQLVRKGLMERRMIDKLNIMMWVSEDLCSLIFPGVDGELDLRTMLVSSDDSFREWCLDYFDYLWNQSHGFVQNYVYENSL; encoded by the coding sequence ATGAAAAATTCACATCTTTTACATGATATTGTTGGCGATACGAGTCTGAAAATCCTACATATTCTCTCAAAAAAACCAATGAAATCTACTTCCATTGCCAAGCAACTGAAAATCAGCTTTCCGGGAACACAAAGACACTTGTTGAAATTGCAATCTCTTAATTTGATTAAAAAAAATTCTGATTATTGCCTGTCATTGACTGAAAGAGGCATGATTGCACTGGATTTACTATCCGGTTTTGATTTTTTGCAGGAAAAACAAGAATATCTGAAAAACCATTCATTGATGTTTCTTCCTTCCAAATTCATCAAAAGAATTGGTGATTTACAAAACTGTAAAGTCTCCCGTGGATTTGTAAACAATATAGAACTTTACAAAAAAATCATTCTTCATACAAAAGAATATGTGAAACATTGCACTAATGTCATATCTTTAGATACGTACAAAATTGCCATTCCTCATTTTAAAAAACACGATGTTAAAATGTCTTTTATTTTGGCAAAAGACATGACTTTGCCTCCTGGCTGGAAGTCTCTTCAAGGAACGCTTGGCGAAGAACAACTTGTCCGAAAAGGACTGATGGAAAGAAGAATGATTGACAAATTAAACATAATGATGTGGGTTTCTGAAGATCTGTGTTCTTTAATATTTCCTGGAGTTGACGGTGAACTGGATTTGAGAACGATGTTGGTAAGCTCTGATGATTCTTTTAGAGAATGGTGTTTGGACTATTTTGATTACTTGTGGAATCAAAGCCATGGCTTTGTCCAAAACTATGTTTATGAAAATTCTCTATGA
- a CDS encoding DUF302 domain-containing protein: MTFNYAVKTQKNIDDVISEITAKLSEIKFGVLGTLDFKEIFAKKGVDYPHQYKLLEVCNPQAAKQALDSDPNVGLLLPCTIAVYEKNNENFISLAKPTELLSVASNPELKSMGKEIETKLIQVIDDVK; the protein is encoded by the coding sequence TTGACGTTTAACTATGCTGTAAAAACTCAAAAAAACATAGATGATGTTATTTCAGAAATCACTGCCAAACTTTCAGAAATAAAGTTTGGTGTTTTAGGAACCCTAGATTTTAAGGAAATTTTTGCAAAAAAAGGAGTTGATTATCCACACCAATACAAACTACTGGAGGTTTGTAACCCTCAAGCTGCAAAACAAGCATTAGACTCTGATCCTAATGTTGGGTTGCTACTTCCCTGTACTATTGCAGTATATGAGAAAAATAATGAAAATTTTATCAGTTTAGCAAAACCTACTGAATTGCTTTCAGTTGCATCAAATCCGGAATTAAAGTCAATGGGAAAAGAGATCGAAACTAAATTGATCCAAGTCATTGATGATGTAAAATGA
- a CDS encoding PAS domain-containing sensor histidine kinase: MHKLGDYTKEQLIMGLEDEADEFGVTVHQMMFNEKEDILHCICSAPDIESVEKHHMKFNTKCDKIFLIDEIKTDKIIKDEKLKVIGELSSRFAHDVRNPLAVIQTSVDILKSKYPDISEKETIKFDLINTAISRIAHQIDHVLGFVASKKLNFKLNNISEILDSSFTGISVPKKISVHKSKNNVSLYCDFEAIRILFVNILLNAIQAMNDSGKIDIKITRDTDNVLISFENSGPGIPEKLILKIFDPLFTTKQTGTGLGLVSCKQIAEAHGGKIEVTNNPTTFTVILPQKHIS; the protein is encoded by the coding sequence ATGCACAAATTGGGAGATTACACAAAAGAGCAATTAATTATGGGATTAGAAGATGAAGCAGATGAATTCGGTGTTACAGTACATCAAATGATGTTTAATGAAAAGGAAGACATTTTGCATTGTATTTGTTCTGCTCCCGATATAGAATCTGTAGAAAAACATCATATGAAATTTAACACAAAATGTGATAAAATTTTTTTAATTGACGAAATCAAGACTGACAAAATTATCAAAGATGAGAAATTAAAAGTGATTGGGGAACTTTCTTCTCGATTTGCACACGATGTTAGAAATCCTTTAGCCGTTATACAAACTTCTGTGGATATTTTAAAATCAAAATATCCTGATATATCTGAAAAAGAAACTATCAAATTTGATCTGATAAATACTGCAATAAGTAGAATTGCACATCAAATAGATCATGTATTGGGCTTTGTGGCTTCCAAGAAACTAAATTTCAAGTTAAACAACATCTCTGAAATTTTGGATTCCTCTTTTACAGGAATATCTGTTCCTAAAAAAATATCAGTGCATAAATCCAAAAATAATGTTTCTCTTTATTGTGATTTTGAAGCAATACGTATTCTTTTTGTAAATATTCTTCTTAATGCGATACAAGCAATGAATGATTCTGGAAAAATAGACATTAAAATAACTCGAGATACGGATAATGTTTTAATCTCTTTTGAAAATTCTGGACCTGGTATTCCTGAGAAACTAATCTTAAAAATATTTGATCCTTTGTTTACTACTAAACAAACAGGTACTGGATTAGGTCTAGTTAGTTGTAAACAAATTGCAGAGGCACATGGTGGTAAAATAGAAGTAACAAACAATCCTACAACCTTTACTGTTATTTTACCTCAAAAACACATATCGTGA
- a CDS encoding PAC2 family protein gives MASQDEKLLIVAFPSVGLVGAFATSYLVSQLQMKDVGELEIAEISPSYVIKNGEIFGPNRIYNKDNVYAILAGFPLNIVSAYDFVKNSIKFAKDNGIEKIIIPRGLEVGDNYKHGPTSYGLAITSDSKPFLEKYNLPIIPHATILGTDAGAISALKDSDVPCIVLYTTCRMMLPDDDAIIKSIKTMAEIINVQIETEKFEERLEKISKENQKMIEDTKKYFEQTSGKPASMPTPGVA, from the coding sequence ATGGCTTCCCAAGATGAAAAATTATTGATTGTGGCATTTCCAAGTGTCGGACTGGTTGGAGCATTTGCCACGTCTTATCTTGTATCTCAATTACAAATGAAAGATGTTGGAGAGTTGGAGATTGCAGAAATCTCTCCGTCATATGTCATAAAAAATGGTGAAATTTTTGGCCCCAATAGAATATACAACAAGGATAACGTGTATGCAATTTTGGCTGGTTTTCCACTAAATATTGTATCTGCTTATGATTTTGTAAAGAACTCTATAAAATTTGCAAAAGACAATGGGATTGAAAAAATAATCATTCCAAGAGGTTTGGAAGTTGGCGACAATTACAAACATGGACCTACTTCATATGGATTGGCAATCACTTCTGACTCTAAACCGTTTTTGGAAAAATACAACTTGCCCATTATCCCCCATGCAACAATTCTTGGCACTGATGCTGGAGCCATATCTGCATTAAAGGATTCAGACGTGCCTTGTATTGTTTTGTATACTACTTGTAGAATGATGTTGCCTGATGATGATGCTATAATAAAATCCATCAAAACTATGGCTGAAATCATTAATGTACAAATTGAGACTGAAAAATTTGAAGAAAGGTTAGAAAAGATTAGCAAGGAAAATCAAAAAATGATCGAAGATACTAAAAAATACTTTGAACAGACATCTGGAAAACCTGCATCTATGCCTACTCCTGGTGTGGCATAA
- a CDS encoding plastocyanin/azurin family copper-binding protein — protein sequence MGSMDKAGIVIAIAIVAAAVGFTMTGGTGSPQDIPVTIGKSTEPIKDVTKKTTEKIKELSESGTKVMKDVSEKTQDIVKETKDIGKTAKELTTSKLPSRLVSIPAGTSVPGCDDVDKCYDPPSLIIFKGGEVIWRNDDSSAHTVTSGDIVNGPDGKFDSGLVMSGKTFSHKFEESGEYAYFCMIHPWANASVTVN from the coding sequence ATGGGATCCATGGATAAGGCAGGCATTGTCATTGCAATTGCAATTGTTGCAGCAGCTGTAGGTTTTACCATGACTGGTGGTACTGGCTCTCCTCAAGACATTCCTGTCACAATAGGAAAATCCACTGAACCAATTAAAGATGTCACTAAAAAAACTACAGAAAAAATCAAAGAACTTTCTGAATCAGGCACTAAAGTAATGAAGGACGTCTCAGAAAAAACCCAAGATATTGTAAAAGAAACAAAAGATATTGGTAAAACAGCTAAAGAACTTACTACATCAAAACTACCTTCAAGACTGGTAAGCATTCCAGCAGGAACATCTGTACCTGGATGTGATGATGTTGACAAATGTTATGATCCACCATCGTTGATAATCTTCAAAGGTGGAGAAGTAATTTGGAGAAATGATGACTCTTCTGCCCATACTGTAACCAGTGGAGATATTGTTAATGGCCCTGATGGAAAATTTGACAGTGGACTCGTAATGTCTGGCAAAACTTTTTCACACAAATTTGAAGAATCTGGCGAGTATGCTTATTTTTGCATGATTCATCCCTGGGCAAATGCCTCAGTCACTGTGAATTAA